One window of the uncultured Paludibaculum sp. genome contains the following:
- a CDS encoding two-component regulator propeller domain-containing protein: MVATNITLVVLCLVPTLFGLNPQRRMSQYAHRQWTQAEGLPQDTVRALAQSRDGYLWIGTEEGLARFDGMEFTIFTRDADQLPNNLVTSLWAARDGSVWIGTAGGLARYHAGRFTIFSAKDGVPSAFITSIHEDSRGTVWVAAGLSLCRYRDGRFTAFGQENGIPAQGVRAAIVDGADRVWVSTFGSIGVFENDRYQPLPDDAPQASGIALCMALDAAGHVVAGGTNGVVLEEGGRRRLLTVADGLPAAFVRAVAHDRDGVLWIGTNSGLCRRVGNRIESVNEPAFPLGEWVWCLFQDREGNLWVGTNSGLHLFRDQNFAVFGKNEGLPSDQPTTVMQARDGAVWVGFHDGGVGRFVESRFVTVQGLPSKEVFCLREASGGEVLVGTRAGLTRIRGGSVTTYVPNDPVGRHNVFDAMEVAPGKLWLATNRGVLELAEGKESNPIAGGPLLNDAVVALLAARDGSRWAGTFGSGLWHWRNGQLELITVDQGLSSNQIRSLAEDDDGTIWIGTAGGGLAFFREGRFWRCTAANGLPSDNVAHITDDGMGWLWLATTRGLARIEKTKIKGLVRNPAERLPVVVFGIGEGLKSMNCAPGWPASTGGGRSRDGRLWFPTVAGLAAVRPERLVPDSTPLPAHVVEVRVDGADLVPTAFASLPPNSHRIEFRYGAVRLAAPESVRYRYKLEGLDAQWIEAGTRRVANYNTLPSGHYRFVVSASDSRGAVFGEMGSFSFERTPHLYERWWFRWLVAAGVLLLLWLISRWRILQERHRFSLVLAERARLAREIHDTLAQGYVGISSQLEAVSMLLPKDPAQAGKYLSLAQKMAHHSLTEARRSVMDLRDRALEGQTLAQAMEQTSRMMTAGRGLTATVHAAENLPPVPKETEQQLLRIAQEALANALKHAAAKHARIQLQRQGNALKLSITDDGGGFDANNAFLAAGGHFGLLGMQERAQRAGGSLKLETAPGAGTTIEVTVPLS; encoded by the coding sequence ATGGTTGCGACGAACATCACGCTGGTTGTGTTGTGCCTGGTGCCCACGTTGTTCGGGCTCAACCCGCAGAGGCGCATGAGCCAGTACGCGCACCGGCAGTGGACGCAAGCGGAGGGCCTGCCGCAGGACACGGTGCGTGCTCTCGCCCAGTCGCGGGACGGCTACCTGTGGATTGGTACCGAGGAAGGACTGGCGCGCTTCGACGGGATGGAGTTCACCATCTTCACGCGCGACGCCGACCAACTGCCCAACAACCTTGTGACTTCGCTGTGGGCCGCGCGGGACGGGTCGGTCTGGATTGGGACCGCTGGCGGCCTAGCACGCTACCACGCCGGGCGGTTTACGATCTTCTCGGCCAAGGACGGAGTACCGTCCGCGTTCATCACTTCGATCCACGAGGACAGCCGCGGTACGGTCTGGGTGGCAGCGGGGCTGTCGTTGTGCCGTTATCGCGATGGCCGCTTCACGGCTTTCGGGCAGGAGAATGGGATTCCCGCGCAGGGCGTGCGGGCGGCGATTGTCGATGGTGCCGACCGGGTGTGGGTGTCGACCTTCGGCTCGATCGGCGTGTTTGAGAACGATCGCTATCAGCCCTTGCCGGACGATGCTCCGCAGGCCAGCGGCATTGCGCTGTGCATGGCCCTGGATGCGGCGGGTCACGTGGTGGCCGGCGGGACCAACGGGGTGGTGCTGGAGGAGGGTGGACGCAGGCGTCTGTTGACGGTGGCCGATGGGCTGCCGGCCGCGTTTGTGCGGGCGGTGGCGCACGATCGCGATGGGGTGCTCTGGATTGGCACCAACAGCGGGCTGTGCCGCCGCGTGGGCAATCGTATCGAGAGCGTCAACGAGCCGGCCTTCCCATTGGGTGAGTGGGTGTGGTGCCTGTTCCAGGACCGGGAAGGGAATCTGTGGGTGGGCACGAACAGCGGCTTGCATCTGTTTCGCGACCAGAACTTCGCGGTGTTCGGCAAGAACGAGGGCCTGCCCAGCGATCAGCCTACGACCGTGATGCAGGCGCGGGACGGTGCGGTCTGGGTGGGGTTCCATGACGGGGGCGTGGGCCGCTTCGTCGAGTCGCGCTTTGTGACCGTGCAGGGGCTGCCGAGCAAGGAGGTCTTCTGTCTGCGCGAGGCCAGCGGCGGCGAGGTACTGGTGGGGACGCGGGCCGGCCTGACACGCATTCGCGGGGGTTCCGTGACGACTTACGTACCCAACGATCCCGTCGGCCGGCACAATGTGTTCGATGCGATGGAAGTGGCGCCGGGCAAGCTTTGGCTGGCTACGAATCGTGGGGTGCTCGAATTGGCCGAGGGGAAGGAGTCGAACCCGATCGCCGGCGGCCCTCTACTAAACGATGCAGTGGTGGCCCTGCTGGCCGCGCGGGACGGATCCCGTTGGGCAGGCACGTTCGGCAGCGGGCTCTGGCATTGGCGGAACGGGCAACTGGAACTCATCACGGTGGACCAGGGGCTGTCGAGCAACCAGATCCGCTCGCTGGCCGAAGATGACGACGGCACAATCTGGATTGGCACGGCGGGCGGTGGCCTGGCGTTCTTCCGCGAGGGCCGGTTCTGGCGCTGCACGGCGGCGAACGGACTACCCAGCGACAACGTGGCCCACATTACCGACGACGGAATGGGTTGGTTGTGGCTGGCGACGACGCGGGGCCTGGCGCGGATCGAGAAAACGAAGATCAAGGGACTGGTGCGGAATCCGGCGGAGCGGCTTCCGGTGGTGGTGTTCGGGATTGGTGAGGGGCTGAAGAGCATGAACTGTGCTCCCGGGTGGCCGGCGTCAACAGGCGGAGGGCGTAGCCGCGACGGACGGTTGTGGTTTCCGACGGTTGCAGGTCTGGCGGCGGTGCGGCCCGAGAGGTTGGTGCCCGATTCCACTCCGCTGCCGGCCCATGTGGTGGAGGTTCGCGTGGATGGCGCGGATCTGGTACCCACGGCGTTTGCCAGCTTGCCGCCAAACAGCCATCGCATCGAGTTTCGCTACGGTGCGGTGCGCCTGGCGGCGCCGGAGTCGGTCCGCTACCGCTACAAGTTGGAAGGCCTGGATGCGCAGTGGATCGAGGCCGGCACGCGGCGCGTCGCCAACTACAACACGCTGCCGTCGGGGCACTACCGCTTCGTTGTCAGCGCCAGCGATAGCCGTGGGGCTGTGTTTGGGGAAATGGGTTCGTTCTCCTTCGAGCGCACGCCCCATCTTTATGAGCGCTGGTGGTTCCGTTGGCTGGTTGCCGCCGGTGTCCTGCTGCTGCTGTGGCTGATCAGCCGCTGGCGGATCCTGCAGGAGCGGCACCGGTTCTCGCTGGTGCTGGCGGAACGGGCGCGGCTGGCCCGTGAGATTCACGATACGCTGGCGCAGGGGTATGTCGGCATCTCGTCGCAGCTCGAGGCCGTCTCCATGCTGCTGCCAAAGGATCCGGCTCAGGCGGGGAAGTATCTGAGTCTGGCGCAAAAGATGGCGCACCACAGCCTGACTGAAGCGCGGCGGTCGGTGATGGATCTGCGGGACCGGGCGCTGGAAGGTCAGACGCTGGCCCAGGCGATGGAGCAGACATCCCGCATGATGACGGCCGGGCGCGGCCTGACGGCCACGGTGCACGCGGCGGAGAACCTGCCGCCGGTGCCTAAGGAGACCGAGCAGCAGTTGCTGCGCATTGCTCAGGAGGCGCTGGCGAACGCCCTGAAACACGCCGCCGCCAAGCACGCCCGCATCCAGTTGCAGCGCCAGGGGAACGCATTGAAGCTGAGCATTACGGACGACGGCGGCGGTTTCGACGCCAACAACGCGTTTCTCGCCGCTGGAGGGCACTTTGGCCTGCTGGGCATGCAGGAACGGGCGCAACGGGCCGGCGGCAGCCTGAAGCTGGAGACGGCGCCGGGCGCAGGCACTACAATCGAGGTGACGGTGCCGCTCTCATGA
- a CDS encoding response regulator transcription factor, translated as MNPGETNEARRIGILIAEDHLIARVGISTIVAMQSDMTVVAEALNGQHAVQLHRQFRPEITLMDIRMPLMNGFEAMSSIRSEWPNARFVALSTYGGDEDIRRALQCGAQAYLTKEVLHDELLKAIRAVHAGQTYLPAPVAAALAAQFPRADLSARETEVLRLIVQGLSNKQIAFELRIAEYTVKNHVKNVLNKLGVDDRTQAATSALQRGIIHLPQ; from the coding sequence ATGAACCCAGGTGAAACCAACGAGGCCCGGCGTATCGGTATTCTGATCGCGGAAGACCACCTCATCGCGCGCGTGGGCATTTCCACGATCGTGGCCATGCAGTCGGATATGACGGTGGTGGCCGAGGCGCTGAACGGCCAGCACGCCGTCCAGTTGCACCGCCAGTTCCGGCCCGAGATCACGCTGATGGACATCCGCATGCCCCTGATGAACGGATTCGAGGCGATGTCATCGATTCGAAGCGAATGGCCCAACGCGCGGTTCGTGGCGCTCTCGACGTACGGCGGCGACGAGGACATCCGGCGGGCGCTGCAATGCGGAGCCCAGGCCTATCTGACGAAGGAAGTGCTGCACGACGAGTTGCTGAAGGCCATTCGGGCGGTGCATGCCGGGCAGACCTATCTACCGGCTCCGGTGGCCGCGGCGCTGGCCGCGCAGTTCCCCCGCGCGGATCTCAGCGCCCGGGAAACTGAAGTGTTGCGGCTGATCGTGCAGGGGCTCAGCAACAAGCAGATTGCCTTTGAGCTGCGGATTGCGGAGTACACCGTGAAGAACCACGTGAAGAACGTTCTCAACAAATTAGGTGTGGACGATCGGACCCAGGCGGCCACCTCGGCGCTGCAGCGGGGCATCATTCATCTGCCCCAATAG
- a CDS encoding efflux RND transporter permease subunit gives MWIVRLALRRPYTFVALAMLIVLLGCSAIVSMPVDIFPAVDIPVVSVVWSYSGIPPEEMEKRIVTIFERALTTTVNDIEHIESQSYNGVSVTRIFFQPNVKIDLAIAQVTAISQTLLRGLPPGIFPPSILKYDASIVPVLQLGLGSKTLSEQELFDLGLNFIRTQLATVQGASVPLPYGGRFRQVMVDLDPQALYAKQLSALDVSNALNLQNLILPSGNIRLDQREYQVRLNSSPRILEQMNDLPIRTVNGATVYMKDVAHVRDGYAVQTSIVRTNGVRGALLIVMKNGQASTLDIVKGVKSALPKILAGLPKELEVREFFDQSVFVRAAINGVLKEGLMAAILTGLMILIFLGSWRSTLIVSISIPLSILASLTVLSLMGQTINVMTLGGLALAVGILVDDATVEIENTHRNLAMKKPLTRAVLDGAMQIAAPTFVSTLSICVVFVPVLLLTGVAKFLFTPLALAVVFAMMASYLLSRTLVPTMVHYLLGQEAHLYQHGEHATGGKGLIWNVHHAFNRRFESFREIYTGFLDWALDHKKIVGAVFAVFVVLSLALSPMVGRDFFPSIDSGQMRLHARAPSGTRLEQTELIFGGIEEEIRKVIPPEELTTIVDNIGLPNGGFNLAFGDNPTIGTNDGEILISLNQEQHEPVEMYTEKLRKRLSERFPDVVFFFEAANITNQILNFGLPAPIDIQVTGRDAARSFQIARQIARRIERIPGSADVHLHQTDDSPEIRVNVDRTKAGQMGLTQRDVSSSLLISLSSSGQVAPNQWLNFANGVNYNVAVQTPIYRFLSLDDLMRTPIGSATNSVAFTTTDSLAGASALTPSSMGNSPGKNTLAYGNPGAQADRTQLLSNLATVERGRTYGIVNHYNVQPVVDVFVNVDRRDLGGVGDQVMKVIDEESKKLPKGMGLNVRGQYKTMQDSFFRLGVGLLGAVALVYLLMVVNFQSWLDPMIILMAIPGAFAGIVWALFLTQTTFNVPSLMGAIMCIGVATANSILMVVFANDERLVGKSAREAALSAGATRVRPVLMTAMAMIIGMFPMALGFGEGGEQNAPLGRAVIGGLAVATIATLVVVPVIYSALRKTPPVNYDETIFFEEHEGELPAEPGQA, from the coding sequence ATGTGGATTGTTCGGCTGGCGCTAAGACGCCCCTACACCTTCGTCGCTCTGGCGATGCTGATCGTCCTCCTGGGCTGTTCCGCCATTGTGTCGATGCCCGTGGACATCTTCCCGGCGGTGGACATCCCCGTGGTCAGCGTTGTGTGGAGCTACAGCGGGATTCCGCCGGAGGAGATGGAGAAGCGCATCGTCACCATCTTCGAGCGGGCCCTCACCACTACAGTCAACGATATCGAACACATTGAATCGCAGAGCTATAACGGCGTTTCGGTCACGCGCATCTTCTTCCAGCCGAACGTGAAGATCGACCTGGCCATCGCGCAGGTCACCGCCATCTCGCAGACGCTTCTGCGAGGACTGCCGCCGGGCATCTTCCCGCCCAGCATCCTGAAGTACGACGCGTCGATCGTGCCGGTGCTTCAGTTGGGTCTTGGAAGCAAGACCTTAAGCGAGCAGGAGCTATTCGACCTCGGCCTGAACTTCATTCGAACCCAGCTCGCCACCGTGCAAGGAGCCTCTGTCCCGCTGCCATACGGCGGCCGGTTCCGCCAGGTGATGGTCGACCTCGACCCCCAGGCGCTGTACGCCAAGCAACTCTCGGCCCTCGACGTCTCGAATGCACTGAATCTGCAGAACCTCATCCTGCCGTCGGGCAACATCAGGCTGGACCAGCGTGAGTACCAGGTGCGGTTGAACTCCAGCCCGCGGATTCTGGAGCAGATGAACGACCTGCCGATCAGGACCGTGAACGGCGCGACCGTCTACATGAAGGACGTTGCTCACGTGCGCGACGGCTATGCCGTGCAGACCAGCATTGTGCGCACCAACGGTGTACGCGGCGCCCTGCTCATCGTGATGAAGAACGGTCAGGCGTCGACGCTGGACATTGTGAAAGGCGTCAAGTCCGCTCTGCCCAAGATCCTGGCCGGGCTGCCCAAGGAGCTGGAGGTCCGCGAATTCTTCGACCAGTCGGTCTTCGTGCGCGCCGCCATCAACGGCGTGCTGAAGGAAGGCCTGATGGCCGCCATCCTCACTGGCCTGATGATCCTCATCTTCCTCGGTAGCTGGCGCAGTACACTCATTGTCTCCATCTCCATTCCGCTGTCCATCCTGGCGTCGCTGACGGTGCTCTCGCTCATGGGCCAGACCATCAACGTCATGACTCTCGGAGGACTCGCGCTCGCCGTCGGCATCCTGGTCGACGACGCCACAGTGGAAATCGAGAATACACACCGCAATCTGGCGATGAAGAAGCCGTTGACACGCGCCGTGCTCGATGGTGCCATGCAGATCGCGGCGCCCACCTTCGTGTCGACCCTCTCCATCTGCGTCGTCTTCGTGCCCGTCCTGCTGCTCACCGGCGTCGCCAAGTTCCTGTTCACGCCGCTTGCTCTCGCCGTGGTCTTCGCGATGATGGCGTCGTACCTGCTCTCGCGAACTCTGGTGCCCACCATGGTTCACTACCTGTTGGGCCAGGAAGCGCACCTCTACCAGCACGGCGAACACGCCACGGGTGGCAAGGGCCTCATCTGGAACGTCCACCACGCCTTCAACCGCCGCTTTGAGAGCTTCCGGGAGATCTACACCGGTTTCCTCGACTGGGCGCTGGATCACAAGAAGATTGTTGGCGCGGTCTTCGCGGTCTTCGTGGTCCTTTCCCTGGCTCTCTCTCCCATGGTGGGCCGCGACTTCTTCCCCAGCATCGACTCCGGCCAGATGCGCCTGCATGCCCGCGCTCCTTCCGGTACCCGTCTCGAGCAGACCGAACTCATCTTCGGCGGTATCGAGGAGGAGATCCGCAAGGTGATCCCGCCCGAGGAGCTCACCACTATCGTCGACAACATCGGCCTGCCCAACGGCGGCTTCAACCTGGCCTTCGGCGACAACCCCACCATCGGAACCAACGACGGCGAAATCCTCATCTCGCTCAACCAGGAGCAGCATGAGCCCGTCGAGATGTATACGGAGAAGCTTCGCAAGCGCCTGTCCGAGCGTTTCCCCGACGTGGTCTTCTTCTTTGAAGCCGCCAACATCACCAACCAGATTCTGAACTTCGGCCTGCCCGCCCCCATCGACATCCAGGTGACCGGACGCGACGCCGCCAGGAGCTTCCAGATCGCCCGCCAGATCGCCAGGAGGATCGAGCGCATTCCCGGCAGCGCCGATGTCCACCTCCACCAGACGGACGACAGCCCCGAGATCCGCGTGAACGTTGACAGAACCAAGGCCGGCCAGATGGGTCTTACGCAGCGTGACGTCTCCAGCAGCCTGCTGATTTCGCTCAGCTCCAGCGGCCAGGTGGCACCCAACCAGTGGCTCAACTTCGCCAACGGCGTCAACTACAATGTCGCCGTGCAGACGCCCATTTACCGCTTCCTGTCACTGGACGATCTGATGCGGACACCCATCGGTTCGGCCACCAACAGCGTGGCGTTCACCACCACTGATTCGCTGGCCGGCGCTTCCGCCCTCACCCCCAGCTCGATGGGCAACAGCCCCGGCAAGAACACGCTGGCCTACGGCAATCCCGGCGCGCAGGCGGACCGCACGCAACTGCTCTCCAACCTGGCCACCGTCGAGCGAGGCCGCACCTACGGCATCGTCAACCATTACAACGTGCAGCCCGTCGTCGACGTCTTTGTGAACGTCGACCGCCGCGACCTGGGTGGAGTCGGCGACCAGGTCATGAAGGTCATCGACGAGGAGTCAAAGAAACTGCCCAAGGGTATGGGCCTCAACGTGCGCGGCCAGTACAAGACCATGCAGGATTCATTCTTCCGGCTCGGTGTGGGCCTGCTCGGGGCCGTCGCGCTGGTCTACCTGCTGATGGTCGTCAACTTCCAGTCCTGGCTCGATCCCATGATCATCCTCATGGCGATCCCCGGCGCCTTCGCCGGCATCGTCTGGGCCCTATTCCTGACGCAGACCACCTTCAACGTCCCCTCCCTGATGGGCGCCATCATGTGCATCGGCGTGGCCACCGCGAACAGCATCCTGATGGTGGTGTTCGCCAACGACGAGCGACTGGTGGGCAAGAGCGCCCGCGAGGCCGCGCTTTCCGCCGGCGCCACCCGCGTCCGGCCCGTGCTGATGACCGCCATGGCGATGATCATCGGCATGTTCCCCATGGCGCTGGGCTTCGGCGAGGGCGGGGAACAGAACGCACCCCTCGGCCGCGCGGTGATCGGCGGTCTGGCCGTTGCAACGATCGCAACCCTGGTGGTGGTGCCGGTCATCTACAGCGCCCTGCGCAAGACCCCACCCGTGAACTACGACGAGACGATTTTCTTTGAGGAGCACGAAGGCGAACTGCCGGCGGAACCCGGTCAAGCCTGA